A genome region from Hyalangium gracile includes the following:
- a CDS encoding AraC family ligand binding domain-containing protein codes for MKVRRFTMADVSFERSPGQDADVFAANLVDERHGGAITVGYGRYGPNQSLSETLAVDDVMIILEGRLSVSTNAGTVTAGPGELVYMPKGEAVTIRSHETGAVTAYVTYPHWREAHS; via the coding sequence ATGAAGGTCCGTAGGTTCACGATGGCCGATGTGTCGTTCGAGCGATCCCCCGGGCAGGACGCCGACGTATTCGCGGCCAACCTGGTCGACGAACGACATGGCGGGGCGATCACCGTCGGCTATGGACGCTACGGACCCAACCAGAGCCTCAGCGAGACGCTCGCCGTCGACGACGTGATGATCATCCTGGAAGGGCGCCTTTCGGTCTCGACCAACGCCGGCACTGTCACCGCCGGTCCGGGCGAGCTCGTCTACATGCCGAAGGGCGAAGCGGTCACCATCCGCTCGCACGAGACGGGCGCGGTGACCGCCTATGTCACCTACCCGCACTGGCGGGAGGCCCACTCGTGA
- a CDS encoding choice-of-anchor A family protein, translating into MNDYNLFLLGDYNLGTDVEGKVAAAGNITMDLFSVGWRLPDTDIANTLVAGGNLKLTNGGVWGDTWYGGSYSADQSVLYPRGTLAQGSPIDFAARGAQLHSLSTQLASLTANGSTTRESWGGLMLRGTDARQNIFDVNASDFTGAKAWSIEAPAGSFVVVNIRGSSATFTGFGIQFNGGIDQHRVLYNFVDTTSITAEGFGFWGTVLAPRADIYFTNGSFDGGIYARSLTGNAEGHINVLDEHSICQPPTPDGGSDGGTPDGGNDGGTPDGGSDGGTPDGGSDGGTPDGGNDGGTPDGGNDGGTPDGGNDGGCPHDHGGGGGHGGGGGGHGGGGGHGGGGGGHGGGGGHGGGGGGHHGGDGCPNGDHGGGGHGGGGHGGGGGGHHGGDGCPNGDHGGGGGHGGGGGGHGGGGGGHGGGGGGHGGRH; encoded by the coding sequence TTGAACGACTACAACCTGTTCCTGCTCGGGGACTACAACCTGGGCACGGACGTGGAGGGCAAGGTCGCGGCGGCTGGCAACATCACCATGGACCTCTTCTCCGTGGGATGGAGGCTGCCGGACACGGACATCGCCAACACGCTGGTGGCGGGCGGCAACCTGAAGCTCACCAATGGCGGCGTCTGGGGTGACACCTGGTACGGGGGCAGCTACAGCGCCGACCAGTCCGTGCTCTACCCGCGCGGCACCCTGGCGCAGGGCTCGCCCATCGACTTTGCCGCCCGCGGAGCCCAGCTGCACAGCCTGTCCACCCAGCTGGCCAGCCTGACGGCCAACGGCTCCACGACGCGCGAGTCCTGGGGCGGCCTCATGCTGCGCGGCACGGATGCGCGGCAGAACATCTTCGACGTGAACGCCAGTGACTTCACCGGCGCCAAGGCGTGGTCCATCGAAGCGCCGGCCGGCTCCTTCGTGGTGGTCAACATCCGCGGTTCCTCGGCCACCTTCACCGGCTTCGGCATCCAGTTCAACGGAGGCATCGACCAGCACCGCGTGCTCTACAACTTCGTGGACACCACCAGCATCACCGCCGAGGGCTTCGGCTTCTGGGGCACGGTGCTGGCGCCCCGCGCCGACATCTACTTCACCAACGGCAGCTTCGATGGTGGCATCTACGCTAGGTCGCTGACGGGCAACGCCGAGGGCCACATCAACGTGCTGGATGAGCACAGCATCTGCCAGCCGCCGACTCCGGATGGCGGCAGTGATGGTGGCACGCCTGACGGCGGCAATGACGGTGGGACGCCCGACGGCGGCAGCGATGGTGGCACGCCCGACGGCGGCAGCGATGGCGGCACGCCCGACGGCGGCAATGATGGTGGCACGCCCGACGGCGGCAATGATGGTGGGACGCCTGATGGCGGCAATGACGGCGGTTGCCCCCACGATCACGGTGGCGGTGGCGGCCATGGCGGTGGCGGTGGTGGCCACGGTGGCGGTGGTGGCCATGGTGGTGGTGGTGGTGGCCACGGTGGCGGTGGTGGCCACGGTGGCGGTGGCGGCGGCCACCACGGTGGTGACGGTTGCCCCAACGGCGATCACGGCGGTGGCGGCCACGGCGGTGGCGGCCACGGTGGCGGCGGTGGCGGTCACCACGGTGGTGACGGTTGCCCCAACGGCGATCACGGCGGTGGCGGCGGCCACGGCGGTGGTGGTGGCGGCCACGGCGGCGGTGGTGGCGGCCACGGCGGCGGTGGTGGCGGCCACGGCGGCAGACACTGA
- a CDS encoding AraC family transcriptional regulator codes for MTDRPSPEDGQETDVLADLLDTMRLSTLVYGRLELSAPWGIQLHDGDAAHIMIVARGGARLEVEGAEAPVILSAGDLALLPHGGGKALRDAEGSPLHQFSPSACLAGRTTAPLRLGGGGARTTLVSGAFRFGAAPRSLLFDALPRVIHVAADDPQASSSLAAAVQLFIAESVSRSPGSSVVASRLADVLLVQAIRAHISTRGCKEHGLRALADPQIGKALALIHERSAEPWTVESLASAVALSRSGFAARFSALVGEPPLEYLARWRMTKAAQFLRESNLSMREVAEQVGYQNEASFNRAFKRWEGIAPGTYRRERRAS; via the coding sequence TTGACTGATCGTCCAAGCCCCGAGGACGGCCAGGAAACCGACGTCCTGGCGGATCTGCTGGACACGATGCGCCTGTCGACCCTCGTCTATGGCCGCTTGGAGCTGTCCGCGCCATGGGGAATCCAACTGCACGACGGAGACGCCGCCCACATCATGATCGTCGCCCGGGGGGGTGCTCGCCTGGAGGTCGAGGGAGCAGAGGCGCCGGTCATCCTCTCGGCCGGAGACCTGGCGCTGCTGCCCCATGGAGGCGGCAAGGCGCTGCGCGATGCCGAGGGCAGTCCGCTCCATCAGTTCAGCCCCTCCGCGTGCCTTGCAGGACGCACGACGGCGCCGCTCCGCCTGGGTGGAGGCGGGGCCCGGACCACACTCGTCTCGGGGGCCTTCCGGTTCGGTGCCGCTCCCCGCTCGCTGCTCTTCGATGCGCTGCCGCGCGTCATCCACGTCGCCGCGGATGATCCCCAGGCGTCGTCCTCGCTGGCGGCGGCCGTGCAGCTCTTCATCGCGGAGAGCGTGTCTCGCAGCCCCGGCTCGTCCGTGGTGGCGAGCCGGCTGGCGGATGTCCTGCTCGTGCAGGCGATCCGCGCGCACATCTCCACGCGTGGCTGCAAGGAGCACGGGCTGCGAGCCCTCGCGGATCCGCAGATCGGCAAGGCGCTCGCGCTCATCCACGAGCGGTCCGCGGAGCCGTGGACCGTGGAGAGCCTCGCGTCGGCCGTGGCGCTGTCCCGGTCTGGCTTCGCCGCGCGGTTCAGCGCGCTCGTGGGCGAACCACCGTTGGAGTACCTCGCGCGGTGGAGGATGACGAAGGCGGCCCAGTTCCTGCGCGAGAGCAACCTCTCCATGAGGGAGGTCGCGGAGCAGGTCGGCTATCAGAACGAGGCGTCATTCAACCGCGCCTTCAAGCGCTGGGAAGGCATCGCTCCGGGGACCTACCGCCGGGAACGTCGCGCTTCCTGA
- a CDS encoding alkene reductase, with product MTSSPNLFSSFQLGGLELKNRIVMAPMTRSRAVEGNVPNPLAITYYTQRASAGLIITEASQVSPQGVGYIRTPGIHSAEQVAGWKKIVDAVHEAGGRIYLQLWHVGRISHPDFHGGELPVAPSAIKAEGEVFTWRGRTPMVTPRALELHEMPGIVEQFRKGAENAKAAGFDGVELHGANGYLLDQFLRDGTNHRTDSYGGGIRNRVRLPLEVTEAVIGVWGAERVGYRISPYLGYYGASESNPVETFGYLTEQLSRLRLGYLHVTEAATGMQAPPPGAVRITPLLRGKFQGTLMVNGSYDARTGAAAIESGAADLVSYGAPFIANPDLPERYKRSSPLNVADPATYFAGEAKGYIDYPALSANA from the coding sequence ATGACCTCCTCTCCGAACCTCTTCTCTTCCTTTCAGCTGGGCGGGCTCGAGCTCAAGAACCGCATCGTGATGGCGCCCATGACGCGCAGCCGTGCTGTCGAGGGCAACGTCCCCAACCCGCTCGCCATCACCTATTACACCCAGCGGGCCTCGGCCGGGCTGATCATCACCGAGGCCTCGCAGGTGAGCCCTCAGGGCGTCGGCTACATCCGCACGCCGGGAATCCACTCGGCGGAGCAGGTGGCCGGGTGGAAGAAGATCGTCGACGCGGTCCACGAGGCGGGGGGCCGCATCTACCTTCAGCTCTGGCACGTGGGCCGTATCTCGCATCCCGACTTCCACGGAGGCGAGCTGCCCGTGGCTCCCTCGGCGATCAAGGCGGAGGGAGAGGTGTTCACCTGGCGGGGGAGGACTCCCATGGTGACGCCGCGAGCGCTCGAGCTCCACGAGATGCCGGGCATCGTCGAGCAGTTCCGGAAGGGCGCCGAGAACGCGAAGGCGGCGGGGTTCGACGGCGTCGAGCTGCACGGTGCCAACGGCTATCTGCTGGATCAGTTCCTGCGGGATGGCACCAACCACCGCACGGACTCCTACGGTGGCGGCATTCGGAACCGGGTGCGGTTGCCGCTCGAAGTCACGGAGGCGGTGATCGGCGTGTGGGGTGCGGAGAGGGTGGGGTACCGCATCTCTCCGTACCTCGGCTATTACGGAGCGTCGGAGAGCAACCCGGTCGAGACCTTCGGATACCTCACGGAGCAGTTGAGTCGGCTGCGCCTCGGCTATCTGCACGTGACGGAGGCCGCGACGGGGATGCAGGCTCCGCCCCCGGGCGCCGTGCGCATCACGCCGCTGCTTCGAGGGAAGTTCCAGGGCACGCTGATGGTGAACGGAAGCTACGACGCGAGGACCGGCGCTGCGGCCATCGAGAGCGGAGCCGCGGATCTCGTCTCGTACGGAGCGCCGTTCATCGCCAACCCGGATCTACCCGAGCGGTACAAGCGCAGCAGCCCGCTGAACGTCGCGGATCCGGCGACGTATTTCGCCGGCGAGGCGAAGGGCTACATCGACTACCCGGCGCTGAGCGCCAACGCCTGA
- a CDS encoding M1 family metallopeptidase: MAHLTEDKNFRLPRTVLPRRYAATLTLNLDERTFTGSQTVELEVASPTSEIILHGIALQLGKVTFRAGNEQRTPTSIQPVAQSETVVLTFGAPLPTGAASLDVEWTGRFTEGLRGLYLAGKVAATQFEAADARRLFPCFDEPSFKARWAITVRIPPTEGLVALSNGAVVSDTVEGNLRTVKFQEMDVLSSYLIALVVGPLVGTPEQQVNGVPVRTWSLPEKAHLTRFGQDAALAALPRLQEYFGLPYAYGKVDQVGIPDFEAGAMENAGLITYREVALLLDPATAPLSVQKRVAEVVTHELAHQWFGNWVTMVWWDDLWLNEAFATWMAYKIVDGWKPEWRVWLDFDTGKAAALHLDALKSTHPIRGEVRNASEAGESFDLITYEKGGAVLRMIEGFLGEGPFREGIRQYMRTHARSNAVADDLWRALGAASSQPVVELANAWIGQSGYPLVSVKVEGRKVTLNQRRFYSEPGVSSGERWPVPMVLRFEDGGGVREQRFVLRDEQATVTLEGSGEVKWLCANAGSTGFYRVAYDGATLQQLAANLGALAPSERISLLADRWALVRSGQASAADFLELTGRFGGEEDDAVLDELVGRLGYVEARLVEGEDQERFRRWVEKLLGPALTKLGWESAAGETDRVKLRRAALVRAVGVLARSGQALSEVRPRVTKVVAGDKAALEPNLLDSAVYMAARAGDSALFDTLLAKMKAEPDPATQRRYLSALASFEDPALAKRGQELFFTDAVKMQDVTIYLGSLLGNRTGRDAWWEVVQQRWKDVLARTGGAPMLLRRVVEALGALRDRKQYEEAKALLQAHPVTEAQQAMAQTLERLSQDVALRERAGPDVTAWLKRQP, encoded by the coding sequence ATGGCGCACCTGACCGAAGACAAGAACTTCCGGCTCCCCCGTACCGTCCTCCCCCGCCGCTACGCGGCCACGCTGACGCTCAACCTGGATGAGCGCACCTTCACCGGCTCGCAGACCGTCGAGCTGGAGGTGGCCTCGCCCACGAGCGAGATCATCCTCCACGGCATCGCGCTGCAGCTCGGCAAGGTGACGTTCCGCGCCGGCAACGAGCAGCGCACGCCGACCTCCATCCAGCCGGTGGCGCAGAGCGAGACGGTGGTGCTGACGTTCGGCGCGCCGCTGCCCACCGGCGCGGCCTCGCTGGACGTGGAGTGGACGGGCCGCTTCACGGAGGGGCTCCGGGGCCTGTACCTGGCGGGCAAGGTGGCCGCCACCCAGTTCGAGGCGGCGGACGCGCGGCGGCTCTTCCCCTGCTTCGACGAGCCGTCCTTCAAGGCCCGGTGGGCCATCACCGTGCGCATTCCTCCCACGGAGGGGCTGGTGGCGCTGTCCAACGGCGCGGTCGTCTCCGACACCGTCGAGGGCAACCTGCGCACGGTGAAGTTCCAGGAGATGGACGTCCTCAGCTCGTACCTGATTGCCCTGGTGGTGGGCCCGCTGGTGGGCACGCCGGAGCAGCAGGTGAACGGAGTGCCGGTGCGCACCTGGTCGCTGCCGGAGAAGGCGCACCTGACGCGCTTCGGGCAGGACGCGGCGCTGGCGGCGCTGCCTCGGCTGCAGGAGTACTTCGGGCTGCCCTACGCCTACGGCAAGGTGGACCAGGTGGGCATCCCGGACTTCGAGGCCGGCGCCATGGAGAACGCGGGCCTCATCACCTACCGCGAGGTGGCGCTGCTGCTGGATCCGGCCACCGCGCCGCTCTCGGTGCAGAAGCGGGTGGCGGAGGTGGTGACACACGAGCTGGCGCACCAGTGGTTCGGCAACTGGGTGACGATGGTGTGGTGGGACGACTTGTGGCTCAACGAGGCCTTCGCCACGTGGATGGCCTACAAGATCGTCGACGGCTGGAAGCCGGAGTGGCGGGTGTGGCTGGACTTCGACACGGGCAAGGCGGCGGCGCTGCACCTGGACGCGCTCAAGTCCACGCACCCCATCCGCGGCGAGGTGCGCAACGCCAGCGAGGCGGGCGAGAGCTTCGATCTCATCACCTATGAGAAGGGCGGCGCGGTGCTGAGGATGATCGAGGGCTTCCTCGGCGAGGGGCCGTTCCGCGAGGGCATCCGCCAGTACATGCGCACGCACGCGCGGAGCAACGCGGTGGCGGACGACTTGTGGCGGGCGCTGGGAGCGGCCTCGTCGCAGCCGGTGGTGGAGCTGGCCAACGCCTGGATCGGCCAGAGCGGCTACCCGCTGGTGTCGGTGAAGGTGGAGGGCCGGAAGGTGACGCTGAACCAGCGCCGCTTCTACTCGGAGCCGGGGGTGTCCAGCGGCGAGCGCTGGCCGGTGCCGATGGTGCTGCGCTTCGAGGACGGCGGCGGCGTGCGCGAGCAGCGCTTCGTGCTGAGGGACGAGCAGGCCACGGTGACGCTGGAGGGCAGCGGCGAGGTGAAGTGGCTGTGCGCCAACGCGGGCTCCACGGGCTTCTACCGGGTGGCGTACGACGGGGCGACGCTGCAGCAGCTGGCGGCGAACCTGGGGGCGCTGGCGCCCTCCGAGCGCATCTCCCTGCTGGCGGACCGCTGGGCGCTGGTGCGCTCGGGGCAGGCCTCGGCGGCGGACTTCCTGGAGCTGACCGGCCGCTTCGGCGGCGAGGAGGACGATGCCGTCCTGGACGAGCTGGTGGGGCGGCTGGGGTACGTGGAGGCGCGGCTGGTGGAAGGCGAGGACCAGGAGCGCTTCCGCCGCTGGGTGGAGAAGCTGCTGGGGCCGGCGCTGACGAAGCTCGGGTGGGAGTCGGCGGCGGGGGAGACGGATCGCGTGAAGCTGCGGCGCGCGGCGCTGGTGCGGGCGGTGGGTGTGCTGGCGCGCAGCGGGCAGGCGCTGAGCGAGGTGCGGCCGCGGGTGACGAAGGTGGTGGCGGGAGACAAGGCGGCGCTGGAGCCGAACCTGCTGGACAGCGCGGTGTACATGGCGGCGCGGGCGGGAGACTCGGCGCTGTTCGACACGCTGCTGGCGAAGATGAAGGCGGAGCCGGATCCGGCCACGCAGCGGCGCTACCTGTCGGCGCTGGCCTCGTTCGAGGATCCGGCGCTGGCGAAGCGGGGCCAGGAGCTGTTCTTCACGGATGCGGTGAAGATGCAGGACGTGACGATCTACCTGGGCTCGCTGCTGGGCAACCGGACGGGCCGGGACGCCTGGTGGGAGGTGGTGCAACAGCGCTGGAAGGACGTGCTGGCTCGCACCGGCGGGGCGCCCATGCTGCTGCGGCGGGTGGTGGAGGCACTGGGAGCGCTCAGGGACCGCAAGCAGTACGAGGAGGCGAAGGCGCTGCTGCAGGCGCACCCCGTGACGGAGGCGCAGCAGGCGATGGCGCAGACGCTGGAGCGGCTGAGCCAGGACGTGGCGCTGCGCGAGCGCGCAGGGCCCGACGTGACGGCCTGGCTCAAGCGCCAGCCGTGA
- a CDS encoding DUF2171 domain-containing protein, which translates to MIDPGELHEGMTVRDVEGRKLGKVVNLGATQFDLEQGWPARRDFVVNVHQVARIDGRDVILHANPRVRVPPDDTP; encoded by the coding sequence ATGATCGATCCAGGCGAGCTGCACGAGGGCATGACCGTCAGGGACGTCGAAGGCCGCAAGCTCGGCAAGGTGGTCAATCTGGGAGCCACGCAGTTCGACCTGGAGCAAGGGTGGCCCGCCCGGCGCGACTTCGTGGTGAACGTGCACCAGGTAGCCCGCATCGACGGGCGGGACGTCATCCTCCACGCCAACCCGCGCGTGCGGGTGCCTCCCGACGACACGCCGTAG
- a CDS encoding cytochrome-c peroxidase, with protein sequence MSLRSSIAWTVAVLVSAGAAHAAEPPRASPPPPKLPIGVSAVLWKISVPAGAEPTPEKVALGEKLFNDKRLSLDDTVSCATCHDPAKGFADGKDTSVGIKNQKGMRNSPTVLNAMFNATQFWDGRASMLEDQAKLPILNPIEMGMPSPEAVVAKVKGLPEYPAQFQKVFGREVNYDDLAAAIAAFERTQFSGDARFDKFIHGDDKALNASEKRGWALFNGKARCNACHAANIAQPLFSDQKFHNIGIAAHKQDFVQLAREGLKVVRTGDEKQIDELALQTKFSELGRFLVTKEENDVGAFKTPTLRNIGITGPYMHDGSLVTLWDVMDHYNKGGVQNPYLDGGMQRLGLTEPEIDDLVAFMFTLTDARFEKFNGQELTRQRARKNNRPERDTAVAMGKKGNVGDLAPNPDLDVKNPADMGVYGAPTSVENQIAPKK encoded by the coding sequence ATGAGTCTCAGGTCCTCCATTGCCTGGACGGTCGCCGTCCTGGTCAGCGCTGGAGCGGCCCACGCGGCCGAACCACCGCGGGCCTCGCCTCCGCCTCCGAAGCTGCCCATCGGCGTCTCCGCCGTGCTGTGGAAGATCTCCGTGCCCGCCGGGGCCGAGCCCACGCCGGAGAAGGTGGCGCTGGGAGAGAAGCTCTTCAACGACAAGCGGCTGTCGCTGGACGACACCGTCTCGTGCGCCACCTGCCATGATCCGGCCAAGGGCTTCGCCGACGGCAAGGACACCTCGGTGGGCATCAAGAACCAGAAGGGCATGCGCAACAGCCCCACGGTGCTCAACGCCATGTTCAACGCCACCCAGTTCTGGGACGGGCGCGCCAGCATGCTGGAGGACCAGGCCAAGCTGCCCATCCTCAACCCCATCGAGATGGGGATGCCCTCGCCGGAGGCCGTGGTGGCCAAGGTGAAGGGCCTGCCCGAGTACCCCGCTCAGTTCCAGAAGGTGTTCGGCCGCGAGGTGAACTACGACGACCTGGCCGCCGCCATCGCCGCCTTCGAGCGTACCCAGTTCTCCGGCGACGCGCGCTTCGACAAGTTCATCCACGGGGATGACAAGGCGCTCAACGCCTCGGAGAAGCGAGGGTGGGCGCTCTTCAACGGCAAGGCGCGCTGCAACGCGTGCCACGCGGCCAACATCGCCCAGCCGCTGTTCTCGGATCAGAAGTTCCACAACATCGGCATCGCGGCGCACAAGCAGGACTTCGTGCAGCTGGCCCGCGAGGGCCTCAAGGTCGTGCGCACCGGGGACGAGAAGCAGATCGACGAGCTGGCGCTCCAGACGAAGTTCTCCGAGCTGGGCCGCTTCCTGGTGACGAAGGAGGAGAACGACGTGGGTGCCTTCAAGACGCCCACGCTGCGTAACATCGGCATCACCGGGCCGTACATGCATGACGGCTCGCTGGTGACGCTGTGGGACGTGATGGACCACTACAACAAGGGCGGCGTCCAGAACCCGTACCTGGACGGAGGCATGCAGCGGCTGGGGCTCACCGAGCCGGAGATCGACGACCTGGTGGCCTTCATGTTCACCCTCACGGATGCGCGCTTCGAGAAGTTCAACGGCCAGGAGCTGACGCGGCAGCGCGCGCGCAAGAACAACCGCCCGGAGCGCGACACCGCCGTGGCGATGGGGAAGAAGGGGAACGTGGGGGACCTGGCGCCCAACCCGGACCTCGACGTGAAGAACCCGGCGGACATGGGCGTGTACGGCGCGCCGACCTCCGTCGAGAACCAGATCGCACCGAAGAAGTAG
- a CDS encoding metallophosphoesterase family protein codes for MSNKFKSVETKYYEERQELFDGLKRLDRRAFMRVAGVSAGIAAGMGLVTPASFQLIQVAEAQGNTDKPKFSFAYISDTHLYKKELNDRFVRAILKAVDDVNALDPQPDFVLFGGDLAQLGQAEELKLGAEILKAVKAPVKMMVGEHDWFLDMGEKWRELFGPPNYSFDHKGVHFVVLNSILEKDFWTEKGLSPMERMKIVAGLDNALQSRFEVGAEQRAWMQQDLAKVDKKTPVIVFSHSPLYKYYKPWNFWTDDADEIQALLKPFEKVTVIHGHTHQLLTNRIGNIHFHGMLSTAWPWPYAPEGLPRFTMQMNRPDPFSQFDGCGDGRMDVLESGLVNKVYNLWQRNPITVRASYLASNGQQAVPPKPKLPSY; via the coding sequence ATGTCCAACAAGTTCAAGAGCGTCGAGACGAAGTACTACGAGGAGCGCCAGGAGCTGTTCGATGGGCTCAAGCGCCTGGACCGCCGCGCCTTCATGCGCGTGGCGGGAGTGTCCGCGGGCATCGCCGCGGGCATGGGGCTGGTGACGCCCGCAAGCTTCCAGCTCATCCAGGTGGCCGAGGCGCAGGGCAACACGGACAAGCCGAAGTTCTCCTTCGCGTACATCTCCGACACGCACCTGTACAAGAAGGAGCTCAACGACCGGTTCGTGCGCGCCATCCTCAAGGCGGTGGATGACGTGAACGCGCTGGACCCGCAGCCGGACTTTGTCCTCTTCGGCGGAGACCTGGCGCAGCTGGGCCAGGCCGAGGAGCTCAAGCTGGGCGCGGAGATTCTCAAGGCCGTGAAGGCGCCGGTGAAGATGATGGTCGGCGAGCACGACTGGTTCCTCGACATGGGCGAGAAGTGGCGCGAGCTGTTCGGCCCGCCCAACTACTCGTTCGACCACAAGGGCGTGCACTTCGTGGTGCTCAACTCCATCCTGGAGAAGGACTTCTGGACGGAGAAGGGCCTGTCGCCCATGGAGCGGATGAAGATCGTCGCCGGCCTGGACAACGCGCTCCAGTCGCGCTTCGAGGTGGGGGCCGAGCAGCGGGCCTGGATGCAGCAGGACCTGGCCAAGGTGGACAAGAAGACGCCCGTCATCGTCTTCAGCCACTCGCCGCTCTACAAGTACTACAAGCCGTGGAACTTCTGGACGGACGACGCCGACGAAATCCAGGCCCTCCTCAAGCCGTTCGAGAAGGTGACCGTCATCCACGGGCACACGCACCAGCTGCTCACCAACCGAATTGGCAACATCCACTTCCACGGCATGCTGTCCACCGCGTGGCCGTGGCCGTACGCGCCGGAGGGCCTGCCCAGGTTCACCATGCAGATGAACCGGCCGGATCCGTTCAGCCAGTTCGACGGGTGCGGAGACGGGCGCATGGACGTGCTCGAGTCCGGGCTCGTCAACAAGGTCTACAACCTGTGGCAGCGCAACCCCATCACCGTGCGCGCCAGCTACCTGGCGTCCAACGGCCAGCAGGCCGTGCCCCCCAAGCCCAAGCTCCCCAGCTACTAG
- a CDS encoding c-type cytochrome, translated as MTLRMKLLTALTALTSLAGGVALATEPSSLLEKKPLPEHKLPPSKDGNLVVGLCDGDTSMEVKGVKEGGTMTRSQALEVTGKLMEEWRRKNPNANWDDVPAPAAGQLVAQAPKPPPSPDPKGPRSPPALPTTPQKPSAGSSVGTTGPNQASGAPQAGAQKGANVQTGHTYGNFSERDERIWAESTQAFVEEGNRVFHDAAAVGGTIAVSCDMCHPDAANTHPETYPKYQVQLGRVAMLRDMINWCIQNPVRGKPLADDDPRMKAMEAYIYSRRKGVPLEFGKH; from the coding sequence ATGACTCTCCGAATGAAGCTCCTCACGGCGCTCACGGCGCTGACGTCCCTGGCGGGCGGCGTGGCGCTGGCCACCGAGCCATCCTCCCTGCTCGAGAAGAAGCCCCTGCCCGAGCACAAGCTGCCGCCCTCGAAGGACGGCAACCTCGTCGTCGGCCTGTGCGACGGGGACACCTCCATGGAGGTGAAGGGGGTGAAGGAAGGCGGGACGATGACGCGCTCCCAGGCCCTGGAGGTGACGGGCAAGCTGATGGAGGAGTGGCGCCGCAAGAACCCGAACGCGAACTGGGACGACGTGCCCGCGCCCGCCGCCGGGCAGCTCGTGGCCCAGGCACCCAAGCCTCCGCCGAGCCCCGACCCCAAGGGCCCTCGCAGCCCGCCGGCCCTGCCGACCACGCCGCAGAAGCCGTCGGCGGGCAGCTCCGTGGGGACGACGGGGCCGAACCAGGCCTCGGGGGCGCCGCAGGCGGGCGCTCAGAAGGGGGCCAATGTGCAGACGGGCCACACCTACGGCAACTTCAGCGAGCGCGACGAGCGCATCTGGGCCGAGTCCACGCAGGCGTTCGTGGAGGAGGGCAACCGCGTGTTCCACGACGCGGCGGCAGTGGGCGGCACCATCGCGGTGTCGTGTGACATGTGCCACCCGGACGCGGCCAACACGCACCCGGAGACGTACCCGAAGTACCAGGTGCAGTTGGGGCGAGTGGCGATGCTGCGCGACATGATCAACTGGTGCATCCAGAACCCGGTGCGAGGCAAGCCGCTGGCGGATGACGACCCGAGGATGAAGGCCATGGAGGCGTACATCTACTCGCGGCGCAAGGGCGTGCCGCTGGAGTTCGGCAAGCACTGA
- a CDS encoding head protein — translation MEFLGRHHEEAASAEEKERFSMALDALGFIFALGQTYGFGEYRQDVAAKGPPVVIAAFDTREEAESWLQNHPEPPHHANILIAGQYFLTADDPDINHRAILRDPAFAHYLKEMIQEGLPAPMATFNTLEEANTWLQSQPEPPRQVFVTIAGEYHLAVYHYRIKLRALYPISMAARSAQEGEAADGV, via the coding sequence ATGGAGTTCCTGGGCCGGCACCATGAAGAGGCAGCCTCTGCCGAAGAAAAAGAGCGATTCTCCATGGCGCTGGACGCACTTGGCTTCATCTTCGCTCTCGGTCAGACCTACGGTTTTGGAGAATATCGCCAAGACGTCGCTGCCAAGGGCCCGCCCGTTGTCATTGCAGCCTTCGACACGCGCGAGGAGGCGGAAAGCTGGCTGCAAAACCATCCCGAGCCTCCGCACCACGCCAACATCTTGATCGCAGGCCAATATTTCCTCACGGCCGATGACCCGGATATCAACCACCGCGCAATTCTCCGCGACCCTGCGTTCGCCCACTACCTCAAAGAAATGATTCAGGAGGGACTCCCTGCCCCAATGGCCACCTTCAACACCCTGGAAGAGGCCAACACCTGGCTCCAGAGCCAGCCCGAGCCTCCGCGTCAGGTCTTCGTCACTATCGCGGGCGAGTATCACCTCGCGGTGTACCACTACAGGATCAAGCTCCGTGCGCTCTACCCCATCTCCATGGCCGCGAGATCGGCGCAGGAAGGCGAGGCAGCAGACGGGGTGTGA
- a CDS encoding DUF3349 domain-containing protein has product MKLNISDSDPLKPVCEVLVRAFPNGVPESLYPALLSVLCEEMSFRAVARAIDVTFGIDYITVLNDAFGTQVRNIPPAAEVQTVRERLRQSGYEELPDE; this is encoded by the coding sequence ATGAAGCTCAACATATCTGACTCCGACCCTCTCAAACCAGTTTGCGAGGTGCTTGTCCGAGCCTTTCCCAACGGAGTTCCTGAGTCGCTCTATCCAGCTCTGCTCAGCGTGCTCTGCGAAGAGATGTCCTTCAGAGCCGTGGCGAGGGCTATTGATGTCACATTTGGGATCGACTACATTACAGTCTTAAATGATGCCTTTGGCACGCAAGTCAGGAACATACCTCCTGCGGCTGAAGTGCAAACCGTTCGGGAAAGACTCCGCCAAAGCGGTTATGAAGAACTTCCCGACGAGTGA